A genomic stretch from Bifidobacterium sp. ESL0769 includes:
- a CDS encoding histidine phosphatase family protein — protein sequence MNSTIIYLTRHTETTANKMGIMQGWSDFPVTRHGREIIKCLGLGFKGITFDAAYCASLPRHYATARGALDYSGNETVKLISDPDLREANFGSFEGRNSEKTLAEALKHLGYTEKTAVTNLGINGIMDVQNAMHDLDAEDVLGTNLDSEVRAETAAEVLERMNRGMTRVGETIVAHGGGNALVVSSGLSIAHFLIAIDSTLNAKGMDNAAVTKLRYENGTFSIVGPVGSLEYYEKGKASMSN from the coding sequence ATGAACTCGACAATCATTTATCTGACCAGGCATACCGAGACCACAGCAAACAAGATGGGCATCATGCAAGGTTGGTCGGATTTTCCGGTAACGCGGCATGGACGAGAAATCATCAAATGCCTGGGGCTCGGTTTTAAAGGCATCACTTTCGACGCAGCTTATTGCGCTTCACTGCCACGCCATTACGCAACCGCACGAGGCGCACTTGATTACTCCGGCAACGAGACGGTCAAGCTTATCAGCGATCCAGACCTGCGCGAGGCGAATTTCGGCAGTTTCGAGGGACGCAACAGCGAAAAGACGCTTGCCGAAGCGCTCAAGCACCTTGGCTACACCGAAAAAACCGCCGTCACCAACCTCGGCATCAACGGCATAATGGATGTACAGAATGCAATGCATGACCTGGACGCTGAAGACGTGCTTGGCACCAATCTTGACAGTGAGGTGCGTGCCGAGACCGCGGCTGAGGTGCTGGAGCGCATGAACCGTGGGATGACTCGCGTCGGCGAGACCATTGTTGCACATGGTGGCGGCAATGCGCTGGTTGTCAGTTCCGGGCTGAGCATCGCCCATTTTCTCATCGCCATCGATTCAACCCTCAACGCCAAGGGAATGGACAATGCGGCAGTCACCAAATTACGCTACGAAAACGGAACTTTCAGCATCGTCGGCCCGGTCGGGTCGCTGGAATATTACGAAAAAGGCAAAGCCAGCATGTCGAATTGA
- a CDS encoding glutamine amidotransferase, whose translation MSNQGGVAGDARPIDVMSIYPKDMNIYGDWGNVLTIKRRLALYGYSPVIHTYNQGDPWPEHVDMILGGGGQDNGQKKISDDFFKRADILRKLAEEDVPMLMICGMYQLFGEYFETIDGTKLDGIGIFGVYTEGRETRMIGNLLEHSDQFGDVIGYENHSGQTFLREGVAPFGHVNHEGWGNNGKDMTEGAIVHNVIGTYMHGPLLPKNPEVSDFLIRAAATHRYGEFQPQQTETQKAELTHIDALAANARRVAISRPR comes from the coding sequence ATGTCGAATCAAGGCGGCGTGGCTGGCGATGCCCGGCCAATCGACGTCATGTCCATCTACCCGAAGGATATGAACATTTACGGCGACTGGGGCAATGTCTTGACCATCAAGCGCCGGCTTGCGCTATACGGCTACTCACCGGTCATCCATACCTACAATCAGGGCGACCCGTGGCCGGAACATGTCGACATGATCCTCGGCGGCGGCGGGCAGGACAACGGCCAGAAGAAGATTTCCGACGATTTCTTCAAACGGGCGGACATCCTGCGAAAACTGGCCGAAGAAGACGTTCCGATGCTCATGATCTGCGGCATGTACCAACTGTTCGGCGAGTATTTCGAGACCATCGACGGCACCAAGCTCGACGGCATCGGCATTTTCGGCGTCTACACCGAAGGCCGCGAAACCCGTATGATCGGCAACCTTCTCGAACATTCCGACCAGTTCGGAGACGTCATCGGCTATGAGAACCATTCCGGCCAGACCTTCCTGCGCGAAGGCGTTGCGCCATTCGGCCACGTCAACCACGAGGGTTGGGGCAACAACGGCAAGGACATGACCGAGGGCGCCATCGTCCACAACGTCATCGGCACCTACATGCACGGCCCGCTTCTGCCGAAGAACCCCGAGGTTTCGGACTTCCTCATCCGCGCCGCCGCCACCCACCGCTATGGCGAATTCCAGCCGCAGCAGACCGAGACGCAAAAAGCCGAGCTAACCCACATCGACGCTCTAGCCGCCAACGCCCGCCGCGTCGCTATTTCAAGGCCTCGATAG
- a CDS encoding histidine phosphatase family protein — protein sequence MSEMNNTEPVTIYLARHTKTTSNAMGRMQGWSDFPVTPEGREIIRCFGRGLKGITFKAAWCGTLQRHYETARGALDYSGNESVSITRDADLREANFGSFEGRDINASVQAAMEELGYASLQAALDAIGTKANLDLQDGLYALDQRNVLGTDLDDEDRAESSEQIQDRMLAAMTRIGQSALAQGGGNVLVVSSGLSLREFLFRIDPEVDLSDQGNTATTKLRYADGRFTIIGPVGSTQYYERGRE from the coding sequence ATGAGCGAGATGAACAATACCGAGCCGGTGACCATCTATCTGGCCCGTCACACGAAAACCACCTCCAATGCCATGGGCCGTATGCAGGGTTGGTCTGATTTCCCAGTGACTCCTGAGGGACGGGAAATCATCCGCTGTTTCGGACGAGGATTGAAAGGCATCACTTTCAAAGCCGCATGGTGCGGTACCCTGCAACGCCATTACGAAACCGCTCGCGGCGCACTCGACTACTCGGGCAACGAATCCGTGTCCATCACCCGCGACGCTGACCTTCGCGAGGCCAACTTCGGCAGCTTCGAAGGACGCGACATCAACGCATCCGTACAAGCCGCGATGGAAGAACTCGGATATGCCTCTCTGCAGGCGGCTCTCGATGCCATCGGCACCAAGGCCAATCTGGATCTGCAGGACGGCCTGTACGCCCTCGACCAACGCAACGTGCTCGGCACCGATCTTGATGACGAAGACCGCGCGGAAAGCTCGGAGCAGATTCAGGACCGCATGCTCGCTGCCATGACCCGCATCGGACAATCGGCGCTTGCACAAGGCGGCGGCAACGTCTTGGTGGTCAGTTCGGGCTTGAGCCTGCGCGAGTTCCTCTTCCGTATCGACCCGGAAGTGGATCTTTCCGACCAAGGCAACACTGCAACCACCAAGTTGCGATATGCCGACGGACGCTTCACCATCATCGGCCCCGTGGGTTCGACGCAGTATTATGAACGCGGCCGCGAATAG
- a CDS encoding Mur ligase family protein — translation MTKAASAPRKPWNAFATPTIGKAVRGLSRLLRHGGSAFPGKVVEMIDPDFLARTLGQLRYGVVLVSGTNGKTTTTRMIASMLKDLDLKVFTNPTGSNFTRGVVSALLTEVSASGKLDADIAVLELDEAYAVHFVHQVKPRYSLLLNVMRDQLDRFGEIDNTARLLSHVAEATTGTVVLNREDRRIAALASVVPQGTQVRYFGLSDELRKLFPSDDDMHAGDLSAAEKAAAKVEGVNTALASAIAPAAAATSASQTQDKATSQASVSASQADTTTSQDGTATAATSHDVFDAEGNRIIPKLDARETVSVSAAMTDSLASQRFADVVLSHVGDHEAEFVMDDAEFETKVQLEGVYNLFNAAAALAVVRAVTEQIENADTTQPRARDERLMRALSHVTPAFGRGEVIKVDGAPVELLLVKNPMGFRMSLASFAPEGHETMIVINDEYADGRDMSWLWDVDFTSLRGTGVEMVSGVRAWDMALRLEYEGVRVAQTDTNIEEAVRSFVTANPGKPKHIYCTYTAMLKVRSELGKYAKVADAGVGK, via the coding sequence ATGACGAAGGCTGCTTCAGCGCCTCGCAAGCCTTGGAACGCGTTCGCAACCCCGACCATCGGCAAGGCGGTCCGCGGGCTTTCGCGACTGCTGCGTCATGGCGGCAGCGCGTTTCCCGGCAAGGTGGTCGAGATGATAGACCCCGATTTTCTGGCGCGCACGCTCGGCCAGTTGCGTTACGGGGTCGTGCTGGTTTCGGGCACGAACGGCAAGACCACGACCACCCGCATGATCGCCTCGATGTTGAAGGATCTGGACCTCAAGGTGTTCACCAATCCGACCGGCTCCAACTTCACGCGCGGCGTCGTTTCGGCGTTGCTCACCGAGGTTTCCGCTTCTGGAAAGCTCGATGCCGATATCGCGGTTTTGGAACTTGACGAGGCGTACGCGGTGCATTTCGTGCATCAGGTCAAGCCACGTTATTCCTTGCTTTTGAACGTTATGCGCGATCAGCTCGACCGGTTCGGCGAAATCGACAATACTGCTCGGCTTTTGAGCCATGTTGCCGAAGCGACGACCGGAACCGTGGTCTTGAACAGGGAGGATCGGCGGATTGCGGCGCTTGCTTCGGTGGTGCCGCAGGGCACGCAGGTCCGGTATTTCGGGCTTTCCGACGAGTTGCGCAAGCTGTTTCCCTCTGACGACGACATGCACGCCGGGGATTTGTCTGCCGCCGAAAAGGCCGCGGCGAAAGTGGAAGGTGTCAACACGGCGTTGGCCAGTGCCATCGCGCCTGCCGCTGCTGCCACGTCCGCCTCGCAGACGCAGGACAAGGCGACATCACAAGCTAGTGTGTCCGCCTCGCAAGCTGATACTACGACTTCGCAAGATGGGACGGCAACTGCCGCAACCTCGCACGATGTATTCGATGCCGAAGGCAACAGGATTATCCCCAAACTTGACGCGCGCGAGACCGTTTCCGTTTCCGCGGCTATGACGGATTCGTTGGCATCGCAGCGTTTTGCAGATGTGGTGCTGAGTCATGTGGGTGACCACGAGGCGGAATTCGTGATGGACGACGCCGAATTCGAGACCAAAGTCCAGCTCGAAGGCGTCTATAACCTGTTCAACGCGGCTGCGGCGCTTGCCGTGGTTCGCGCGGTGACCGAGCAGATCGAGAACGCCGACACCACCCAGCCCAGGGCGCGTGATGAACGGCTCATGCGGGCGCTTTCGCACGTCACCCCGGCGTTCGGGCGCGGCGAGGTCATCAAAGTTGACGGCGCTCCGGTTGAGCTGCTACTGGTCAAGAACCCGATGGGCTTCAGGATGTCGTTGGCGAGTTTTGCACCTGAAGGTCACGAAACGATGATTGTCATTAATGACGAATATGCCGATGGGCGTGATATGAGCTGGCTTTGGGATGTCGATTTCACCTCGCTGCGTGGCACTGGCGTCGAAATGGTTTCGGGCGTACGCGCCTGGGATATGGCGTTGCGCTTGGAATATGAAGGCGTCAGGGTCGCGCAAACCGATACGAATATCGAAGAGGCCGTCCGGTCGTTCGTTACGGCCAATCCCGGCAAACCGAAACATATCTATTGCACATATACCGCGATGCTCAAAGTGCGCTCGGAACTTGGCAAATACGCCAAAGTCGCCGACGCCGGGGTGGGGAAGTGA
- a CDS encoding glycoside hydrolase family 13 protein has product MSSVSQKAKAASNPTDISENLWWKQAVVYQIYPRSFKDSTGSGLGDLKGITDKMGYLKALGVDAVWLSPFYPSELADGGYDVQDYRNVDPRLGTMDDFDAMVAAAHKAGIKIIVDIVPNHSSRLHPWFQEALKSEPGSPARNRYIFRDGKGPNGDEPPTKWIANFGGSAWTRVPDGQWYLHLFAKEQPDFNWDNREVRDDFLKTLKFWCDHGTDGFRVDVAEGLAKDLDRDDLDNYDVDAMHITVEDGSHPVYDRDEVHEIFREWRREVFDKYTPARFAVAEAWVPASRQYLYARPDELGQVFNFKFAECNWLRDEMHEAIEDGIASAERTNGSTSTWVMGNHDVPRSASRYALPQVKTDNGLYHAIANDWLLRNGTTYHENRELGTKRARAAVMLEMALPGSAYIYQGEELGLFEVPDIPWDELEDPWAFGTRRDLTKKGRDGCRVPLPWLADGEDGSFGFSPAKQTDGSNAEKPHLPQPEWFRDYAVDGEEANNDSMLSHYRRVLKLRHELQTPDTSLTWLDDYDHETKAHDGADGNLGGSIAYQRTNGWTNITNFSAEPMALPEGEVLLSSGPLTADGKLPQDTSVWMRLR; this is encoded by the coding sequence ATGTCATCCGTCAGCCAGAAGGCGAAAGCCGCATCCAACCCCACAGACATTTCGGAAAACCTTTGGTGGAAACAAGCGGTGGTCTATCAGATATATCCGAGAAGCTTCAAGGATTCGACCGGTTCTGGTTTGGGCGACCTCAAAGGCATCACCGATAAAATGGGATATCTCAAGGCTCTCGGCGTCGACGCGGTGTGGCTTTCGCCCTTCTATCCCTCTGAACTGGCCGACGGCGGCTATGACGTGCAGGATTACCGCAACGTCGACCCGCGCCTAGGGACCATGGACGATTTCGACGCGATGGTCGCCGCCGCGCACAAAGCCGGCATCAAGATCATCGTCGACATCGTTCCGAACCATTCCTCCCGTCTGCACCCGTGGTTCCAGGAAGCACTGAAATCCGAGCCCGGCTCCCCCGCCCGCAACCGCTATATCTTCCGCGACGGCAAAGGCCCCAACGGCGACGAACCGCCGACCAAATGGATCGCCAACTTCGGCGGCTCCGCCTGGACCCGCGTGCCCGACGGCCAGTGGTATCTGCATCTGTTCGCCAAGGAACAGCCCGACTTCAACTGGGACAACCGCGAGGTGCGCGACGACTTCCTCAAGACCCTGAAATTCTGGTGCGATCACGGCACCGACGGCTTCCGTGTGGACGTGGCCGAGGGCCTGGCCAAGGACCTTGACCGCGACGACCTCGACAACTACGACGTCGATGCCATGCACATCACCGTCGAGGACGGCAGCCACCCGGTCTACGACCGCGACGAAGTGCACGAGATCTTCCGCGAATGGCGCCGCGAGGTCTTCGACAAGTATACGCCCGCACGATTCGCCGTGGCTGAGGCCTGGGTGCCGGCTTCCCGCCAGTACCTCTACGCCCGCCCCGATGAACTTGGGCAGGTCTTCAACTTCAAGTTCGCCGAATGCAACTGGCTGCGCGACGAAATGCACGAGGCCATCGAGGACGGCATCGCCTCTGCCGAACGCACCAACGGCTCAACCTCCACTTGGGTGATGGGCAACCATGACGTGCCGCGCAGCGCCTCACGTTACGCGCTGCCGCAGGTCAAAACCGACAACGGCCTCTACCATGCCATCGCCAACGATTGGCTGCTACGCAACGGCACGACCTACCACGAAAACCGCGAACTGGGCACCAAACGCGCCCGTGCCGCCGTCATGCTGGAAATGGCCTTGCCAGGCTCTGCATACATTTACCAAGGCGAGGAACTTGGGCTCTTCGAAGTTCCCGATATCCCTTGGGACGAACTCGAGGACCCCTGGGCCTTCGGCACCCGCCGGGATCTGACAAAGAAGGGCCGCGACGGCTGCCGCGTGCCGCTTCCGTGGCTGGCCGACGGCGAGGATGGTTCCTTCGGCTTCTCCCCCGCCAAGCAGACCGACGGCAGCAACGCTGAAAAGCCCCATTTGCCGCAGCCTGAATGGTTCCGCGACTATGCTGTGGACGGCGAAGAGGCCAACAACGACTCCATGCTTTCGCATTATCGTCGCGTGCTGAAGCTGCGCCACGAGCTGCAGACGCCTGACACTTCCCTGACCTGGCTTGACGATTACGACCACGAGACCAAGGCCCACGACGGCGCCGACGGCAATCTCGGCGGCTCCATCGCCTACCAGCGCACCAACGGCTGGACGAACATCACCAACTTCAGCGCCGAACCGATGGCTCTGCCGGAAGGCGAAGTGCTGTTGAGTTCAGGCCCACTTACCGCTGACGGCAAGCTCCCGCAAGACACTTCGGTGTGGATGAGACTCAGATAA